The Humulus lupulus chromosome 3, drHumLupu1.1, whole genome shotgun sequence genome window below encodes:
- the LOC133825301 gene encoding acetyl-CoA acetyltransferase 2-like: MTVSSKMVSVSVQLALACSATTVQLAPALPYGKLQVFPCARNVGNLGRDKRKKRMLIRPPNPLAPESETFAKYRNSLMSGQQLIESVAEQVPNFGTELIDVGIGSSSFARGVIDLVLGYVTSLVIDLAISIEVEVPGGRGKPSKIVDKDEGLEKFDAAKLRKLRPSFKQNEGSVTAAALVLVSGEKALQLGLQVIARIKGYADVAQAPEFFTNAPALVIPKAISNAGLDAFQIDYYEINEAFSVRF; the protein is encoded by the exons ATGACGGTTTCATCTAAGATGGTTTCGGTTTCGGTCCAGCTAGCTCTGGCCTGTTCAGCAACGACGGTTCAGCTAGCTCCGGCTTTGCCTTATGGTAAATTGCAG GTATTTCCCTGTGCTCGAAATGTGGGGAACTTGGGTAGggataagaggaagaagag GATGTTGATAAGGCCACCTAATCCTCTTGCACCAGAATCTGAAACTTTTGCTAAGTATAGAAACTCATTGATGTCAGGACAACAATTGATTGAGAGTGTTGCCGAACAAGTACCAAATTTTGGAACTGAACTG ATAGATGTAGGCATTGGATCTTCATCATTTGCAAGAGGTGTCATTGACCTTGTCTTGGGATATGTCACAAGCTTGGTGATTGACTTGGCTATTTCGATAGAG GTTGAAGTGCCTGGGGGCCGAGGGAAGCCATCCAAAATTGTTGACAAGGATGAAGGTCTAGAAAAG TTTGATGCTGCAAAATTAAGAAAGCTAAGACCAAGTTTCAAGCAGAACGAGGGCTCTGTTACTGCTG CTGCATTAGTCCTAGTGAGTGGAGAGAAGGCACTTCAACTTGGATTGCAAGTAATTGCAAGGATTAAGGGCTATGCTGATGTAGCTCAG GCACCTGAATTCTTTACAAATGCTCCAGCCCTTGTGATACCAAAAGCTATTTCAAATGCTGGTTTAGATGCTTTTCAGATTGATTACTATGAAATAAATGAAGCGTTTTCTGTAAGATTTTAG